CGTATCCAGGTGAAGAAGGCTGTCATGGAACCGTACACGAAGTTTGAGGCGGAGGTCTCAGAGGTTACGGCTCTCATTGATAAGCCTATTGCCATGATTGACGGTCAGATAAAGGAGTATGAGGATCGCACCAAAGAGGAGAAGAAGGCGGCATTGAAGAAGCATTTCGAGGAGATTGCTGCCGACCTGGAAGGCATCCTCACATTCGACAGGGTATTCGACCAGAGGTATCTGAATGTGTCTGTCAGTCTGAATAAGGCAAAGGCTGACATCCAGGAGAAGGTTGATCGGGTGCATACGGACCTTAGAAGTCTGGAAGGTTTCTGTGAGGAGAAGTATCTCACCATAGCGAAGGATGCTTACATCCGGACGCTGAATGTATCGGATGCCCTGGCAGAGGCGAGGCGGTTGCAGGAGTTTGACCGAAAGGCAGAGGAGGAACGGCTCCGCCGGGAGGAGGAAGCGGAAGAAGCAAGGCTTGCCGCTGAAGCGAAGGCGGCTGCGGCGAAAGCTGCTGAGACCAAAACAGCCGAAAGCGTTACCGAAACTCCGGAAAATGTAACCAAAGGGGCTGAAAATGTGACCGAACCGGCGAAAAGCGTATCAGAACCTATCGAAAACGTAACGAAGCAGGCTGAAGTTATTCCTCCTGCCGCCCCGGTAGGACCGTCTATTGATACACCGGATACATCCGCAGGAAGCAAAAAGGCGGTGGAGGCAGACAGTAAGCCTTGCAAGGCATCTTTCACCGTATACGGTACAAAGGCTCAAATCATGGCACTCAGAGAGTACATGGTTCAGCATAACATCAAATTTGGAAAGGTGGAAAAGTGATATGGAATGTTATGAGCAGGAGTTGCACATCAATGATGAACTGTTCGCCGGCATGAGAGAAGATGCAGACAGAGTTTTGCAGAAGCTGCTGAAGAACATGGTCGAGAAGGACAGCCTGGAAGGAAAGGTGACTATCGGAATTGATGTCACGCTCGTCCAGGAGTTCATTCCCAATCGTGATCCAAACATCGAAGGCGAGACAAGGAGGATTTTGACACCTAAGTTTTCTCATAAAGTCGGCTCTGTGATGCAGATTAAGAATGAGGCGAAGGGTGATCGCAACTGCGATGGCACTGAACTGGTATGGGATGAAGAAAGAGGTGAATACGTCCTCAGACCGATTGCCAATACCGAGCAGATGACGATTTTCGATGCCGACTTTCGCTGCGTCAACGATGAAACCAGTGAAGCAGGCGGAGGAGATGAAGAAGGACAGCCAGCCCTCGAAGGGCGGCGTATTGCAGCTTTACCTGGACCTTCTGATACAGAAGGCGATGGAACGGAGGGAGAAGTAGCTGAGGAAGCTCCTGGCGGAGATACGGAAGGCATGGACGGTACTGAAGAAGGGGAGGCAGAAGATATGTCTGAAGCCTTCGATCCGAGTGAAATGCCTTTTGCAGGCGGCGATGATGATGGATACGGATATGAAGAACCGGGAGAGGAGGAATAAGCATGAGTACAATGAGAAGCCTGGCAAGGACGGTTGCAAGAAACCAGAGTTACAAGAAAAGCCACACCACCGATATGTTCCAGTATTTCTTCACGAAGCTGTGGAGAGAGAAGGGGCATCCGGCAAGCGGAATTGACAGACCTACCAAGAATCGGAGGGGGAGATAGCATGGAGATTAAAAGACCGAACACGCCGCAGGATGGACCTGCCGATGGAGTCATGGGAGTTGTTGAGTGTATCAGAACGGACTTC
The sequence above is a segment of the Lachnospiraceae bacterium JLR.KK008 genome. Coding sequences within it:
- a CDS encoding DUF1351 domain-containing protein — its product is MAEELSLVIENPHEGEFLKHIDWNKEEFMELVASITEQYEGLTYTEDQMKAAKADRARLNAMKKAISDRRIQVKKAVMEPYTKFEAEVSEVTALIDKPIAMIDGQIKEYEDRTKEEKKAALKKHFEEIAADLEGILTFDRVFDQRYLNVSVSLNKAKADIQEKVDRVHTDLRSLEGFCEEKYLTIAKDAYIRTLNVSDALAEARRLQEFDRKAEEERLRREEEAEEARLAAEAKAAAAKAAETKTAESVTETPENVTKGAENVTEPAKSVSEPIENVTKQAEVIPPAAPVGPSIDTPDTSAGSKKAVEADSKPCKASFTVYGTKAQIMALREYMVQHNIKFGKVEK